From a region of the uncultured Desulfatiglans sp. genome:
- the lon gene encoding Lon protease, protein MEHEKEKQGKVDLPREIPILPLRNTVAYPFMVIPLVVGIKRSVKLVEDALQGDRIIGLVTMKDGHIEEPQPGEVYEVGTLAKIDRVLRAPNENTLQIVVQGLERFRVKHWIGSEPYLRAEVEPASDIIEKDLETDALERSLRELAQEVIHLSPNLPKEAAALLNQVQDPQYLSYLVASNLRLDVPEGQLVLELDQVKEKFRHLITYLARERDILSLGKKIKNDAQEEMDKAQRDYYLRQQLKAIRKELGEDEAPESPVDEYREKIEKAGLPEEAEKEALRELKRLSSMSPHSAEYPVIQTYLDWLSDLPWNEVSVDETDIVGARRVLDEDHYDLEEVKDRIIEYLAVHQLVKERGAEPGAAEGQDGPDGTGVILCFAGPPGVGKTSLGQSIARALGRKFTRMSLGGMRDEAEIRGHRRTYIGAMPGRIIQAIKRAGTRNPVFMLDEVDKIGTDWRGDPSSALLEVLDPAQNHAFRDHYLDLDFDLSDVIFITTANQLETIPGPLRDRMEIIQLDGYTEYEKLHIARRHLVSRQLRANGLRPDEITFTDEALLKIIQDYTREAGVRNLERQIGAVCRKAVVRIAGREAENITITPEIVRQYLKKEKFDSETSETIEIPGIATGLAVTAVGGDILFIEATQMRGKGRLTLTGQLGDVMRESAQIAHSYVRSKADGLGIAPELFEQTDVHVHVPAGAIPKDGPSAGIAMVMAMASLFSGRSVRGDVGMTGEVTLRGRVMPVGGIKMKVLAAHRAGLKAVILPKRNERDLEELPEEVQQAMRFVLVDRIDEALSVALEPAEGEGEVQQAVHA, encoded by the coding sequence ATGGAACATGAAAAGGAAAAACAGGGAAAGGTGGATCTGCCCCGTGAGATCCCGATCCTGCCCTTGCGCAACACCGTCGCCTATCCTTTCATGGTGATTCCGTTGGTCGTAGGTATCAAACGCTCCGTGAAGCTGGTGGAAGACGCGCTGCAGGGGGACAGGATCATCGGCCTCGTCACCATGAAAGACGGCCATATCGAAGAGCCTCAGCCGGGCGAGGTTTATGAAGTCGGGACGCTCGCGAAGATCGACCGGGTCTTGAGGGCGCCGAACGAAAATACCCTTCAGATCGTGGTGCAGGGGCTTGAGCGCTTTCGCGTCAAACACTGGATCGGCTCGGAACCCTACCTTCGTGCAGAGGTGGAGCCGGCCTCGGACATCATCGAGAAGGACCTGGAGACGGATGCCCTGGAGCGCAGTCTGCGCGAACTGGCGCAGGAGGTGATCCATCTGTCGCCCAACCTGCCGAAGGAGGCCGCGGCGCTTCTGAATCAGGTGCAGGACCCGCAGTACCTGAGTTATCTCGTGGCGAGCAACCTGAGGCTGGATGTGCCCGAGGGCCAGCTGGTCCTCGAACTGGATCAGGTCAAGGAGAAATTCCGGCACCTGATCACCTATCTGGCCCGGGAGCGGGACATTCTGAGCCTGGGGAAGAAGATCAAGAACGACGCCCAGGAGGAGATGGACAAGGCGCAGCGTGATTACTATCTGCGCCAGCAGCTGAAGGCCATCCGCAAGGAGCTGGGAGAAGACGAGGCGCCGGAGTCGCCGGTCGACGAGTACCGTGAAAAGATCGAGAAGGCCGGCCTCCCGGAGGAGGCGGAGAAAGAGGCGCTGAGAGAGTTGAAGCGGCTTTCTTCGATGTCGCCCCACTCGGCCGAGTATCCTGTGATCCAGACCTACCTCGACTGGCTGAGCGATCTTCCCTGGAACGAGGTGAGCGTCGACGAAACGGACATCGTGGGCGCGCGCCGGGTGCTCGATGAGGACCATTACGATTTGGAGGAGGTCAAGGACCGGATCATCGAATACCTGGCTGTCCACCAATTGGTGAAGGAGCGCGGTGCGGAGCCGGGCGCTGCCGAAGGGCAGGATGGTCCGGACGGGACAGGGGTGATCCTCTGCTTCGCGGGGCCTCCGGGAGTCGGCAAGACGAGCCTCGGGCAGAGCATCGCGCGGGCCCTCGGCCGCAAATTCACCCGTATGAGCCTTGGCGGCATGCGGGACGAGGCGGAGATCCGCGGCCACCGCAGGACTTACATCGGTGCCATGCCGGGGAGGATTATCCAGGCGATCAAGCGCGCCGGGACCCGGAATCCGGTCTTCATGCTGGACGAGGTGGACAAGATCGGCACCGACTGGCGAGGCGACCCGAGCAGCGCGCTGCTGGAGGTGCTCGACCCGGCCCAGAACCATGCCTTCCGGGACCATTACCTGGACCTGGATTTCGACCTGAGCGATGTCATCTTCATCACGACCGCGAACCAGCTCGAAACCATCCCGGGTCCTCTGCGCGACCGGATGGAGATCATCCAGCTGGACGGCTACACCGAGTACGAAAAGCTTCACATCGCCAGACGGCACCTGGTGAGCCGACAGCTGCGGGCCAACGGGCTGCGCCCGGATGAGATCACCTTTACGGATGAGGCCCTGCTGAAGATCATTCAGGACTATACCCGTGAGGCCGGCGTGCGGAACCTGGAGCGCCAGATCGGCGCGGTGTGCCGCAAGGCGGTGGTCCGGATCGCGGGCCGCGAGGCGGAGAACATTACCATCACGCCGGAGATCGTCCGGCAGTATCTGAAGAAGGAGAAGTTCGATTCGGAGACCTCGGAGACCATCGAGATCCCCGGCATCGCCACCGGACTGGCGGTGACCGCCGTCGGCGGGGACATCCTCTTCATCGAAGCCACACAGATGCGCGGGAAAGGGCGACTGACCTTGACCGGCCAGCTGGGGGACGTGATGCGGGAGAGCGCTCAGATCGCCCACAGCTACGTGCGCTCAAAGGCCGACGGGCTGGGGATTGCGCCGGAGCTGTTCGAGCAGACCGATGTGCACGTGCATGTTCCGGCCGGCGCTATCCCGAAGGACGGCCCCTCGGCAGGTATTGCGATGGTGATGGCGATGGCGAGCCTCTTCAGCGGGCGGTCCGTCCGCGGGGATGTCGGTATGACCGGGGAAGTGACCCTGCGGGGCCGTGTCATGCCGGTCGGCGGGATCAAGATGAAGGTCCTGGCCGCCCACAGGGCCGGCTTGAAGGCGGTGATCCTCCCGAAACGCAATGAGCGGGATCTGGAAGAACTCCCGGAAGAGGTCCAGCAGGCCATGCGGTTCGTGCTGGTCGATCGGATCGATGAGGCGCTGAGCGTCGCGCTGGAGCCCGCGGAAGGCGAGGGAGAGGTCCAGCAGGCCGTCCACGCGTGA
- a CDS encoding hypothetical protein (Evidence 5 : Unknown function), with product MGRSSLPRVRSSRPRSLQFLDRSYFITVTFVGVPSETMSERRRIAVRQEEHVPDALADACGISGRGQA from the coding sequence TTGGGTCGCTCCTCGTTGCCGCGCGTTCGTTCTTCGAGACCCCGGTCTTTACAATTTCTCGACAGGTCTTATTTTATAACCGTGACCTTCGTTGGTGTTCCTTCAGAAACAATGAGCGAACGCCGGCGGATTGCGGTTAGACAGGAAGAGCATGTACCAGACGCGCTGGCCGATGCCTGCGGCATATCAGGCAGAGGGCAGGCCTGA
- the uup gene encoding ABC transporter ATP-binding protein uup, whose protein sequence is MKSTRPTPLVMLNRITLAFGGPPLLADVDLQIERGERICLIGRNGTGKSTLLRLVHGELRPDGGTITRASGLRTALLPQEVPLDMEGSVYDVVASGQGLYASFLQEYHHLLLASRRHPKETDSARLEQARRTLEAEDAWERHQQVQEIISRMDLDEAADSETLSAGLKRRIYLARALANGPDILLLDEPTNHLDLDAILWMEQFLLRSVRTMLFVTHDRVFLDRLATRIVELDRGMLTSFPGRYEDYLARKQALLDVEANRNAAFDKQLKREEEWLRQGIKARRTRNEGRVRALMEMRAEVARRRSLGGSVHLAEHEVERSGKRVIEVRGVSFGFGGVPVVRDVSTTILRGDKVGIIGPNGCGKTTLLRILLGDLEPEAGRVRRGENLEVAYFDQLRAQLDPDKTVQQNVAGDGDKVIVGGKTRHVIGYLQDFLFTPEQARAPITRLSGGERNRLLLAKLFTRPANLLVLDEPTNDLDIETLELLEAMLVEFPGTVLIVSHDRAFLNHVVTSVLAFEGRGRVTEVVGGYDDWLRQRPKDTAASGPEKAKHAKPRPRKEAPRKLTFKEQRELELLPDRIEGLEAERRDLFAAMAEPELYRSAGSEVARLQSRLHALEEEIDAAMARWEELEEVNLQSAK, encoded by the coding sequence ATGAAGTCCACGAGGCCCACTCCTCTCGTCATGTTGAATCGGATCACCCTGGCGTTCGGAGGGCCGCCGCTGCTTGCCGACGTGGATCTCCAGATCGAGCGGGGGGAGCGGATCTGTCTGATCGGGCGCAACGGCACCGGGAAGTCGACGCTGCTCAGACTGGTCCACGGGGAACTCCGCCCCGACGGGGGAACGATTACGCGCGCTTCGGGTCTCAGGACCGCCCTGCTGCCTCAGGAGGTGCCTCTGGACATGGAAGGAAGCGTCTATGATGTGGTCGCCTCCGGTCAGGGCCTTTATGCGTCCTTCCTGCAGGAATACCATCACCTCCTCCTCGCCTCGCGCAGGCATCCGAAAGAGACGGATTCGGCCCGTCTCGAACAGGCCCGGCGGACTCTGGAGGCCGAAGACGCCTGGGAGCGCCATCAGCAGGTGCAGGAGATCATCTCGCGCATGGACCTCGATGAGGCCGCCGACAGCGAAACGCTCTCAGCCGGGCTCAAGCGGCGGATCTATCTGGCCCGTGCCCTCGCCAACGGTCCGGATATCCTGCTCCTGGACGAGCCCACCAACCACTTGGATCTGGATGCCATCCTGTGGATGGAGCAGTTCTTGCTGCGCTCGGTCAGGACGATGCTTTTCGTGACCCATGACAGGGTCTTCCTCGACCGGCTCGCCACCCGCATCGTCGAACTGGACCGGGGGATGCTCACGTCCTTTCCCGGCCGCTACGAGGACTACCTTGCCCGCAAGCAAGCACTTCTCGATGTAGAGGCCAATCGGAACGCCGCTTTCGACAAGCAGTTGAAACGTGAGGAGGAGTGGCTCAGGCAGGGGATCAAGGCCCGGAGGACCCGAAACGAGGGGCGGGTGCGGGCCCTCATGGAAATGCGGGCCGAGGTCGCCCGGCGGCGTTCCCTTGGCGGCTCCGTCCACCTGGCTGAGCATGAGGTCGAAAGATCCGGGAAGCGGGTCATCGAGGTCCGCGGCGTTTCGTTCGGGTTCGGAGGGGTTCCCGTTGTCCGAGACGTCTCCACCACCATCCTGAGGGGTGACAAGGTGGGGATCATCGGGCCCAACGGCTGCGGCAAGACGACCTTGCTGCGCATCTTGCTCGGGGACCTGGAGCCCGAAGCCGGCCGCGTGAGACGCGGTGAAAATCTCGAAGTGGCCTATTTCGATCAACTGCGCGCCCAGCTGGATCCGGACAAGACGGTCCAGCAGAACGTGGCCGGAGATGGCGACAAGGTCATCGTGGGCGGCAAGACCCGGCACGTCATCGGATATCTGCAGGATTTCCTGTTCACTCCCGAGCAGGCGCGTGCGCCTATCACGCGCCTTTCCGGCGGAGAGCGGAATCGCCTGCTGCTCGCCAAACTCTTCACGCGCCCGGCCAACCTGCTGGTGCTCGATGAACCGACCAACGACCTGGACATAGAAACCCTCGAACTCCTGGAGGCCATGCTGGTGGAATTCCCCGGGACCGTGCTGATCGTGAGCCATGACCGGGCCTTCCTGAATCATGTCGTGACCTCGGTCCTGGCCTTCGAAGGGCGAGGACGGGTGACCGAGGTTGTGGGCGGCTATGACGACTGGCTGAGACAGCGCCCGAAGGATACGGCGGCTTCGGGGCCGGAGAAGGCGAAGCATGCGAAGCCCCGTCCACGCAAAGAGGCCCCGCGAAAGCTCACGTTCAAGGAGCAGCGGGAGCTGGAGCTTCTGCCTGACCGTATCGAGGGCCTCGAGGCCGAAAGGCGCGACCTCTTCGCCGCCATGGCCGAGCCTGAGCTCTATCGGTCGGCCGGGAGCGAGGTGGCGCGGCTCCAGTCCCGACTCCACGCCCTCGAGGAAGAGATCGATGCGGCCATGGCCCGCTGGGAGGAGCTGGAGGAGGTGAATCTCCAATCGGCCAAGTGA
- the aroK gene encoding Shikimate kinase: protein MALNPPIRNIVLIGMPGAGKSTVGVILAKMAAMGFVDTDLLLQASEGRSLQEIVDEEGFMALRAIEERVLLGLDLQGHVIATGGSAVYSEAAMEHLKGSGVVVFLDAAAETLERRIHDFTTRGIARRPDQSFAELYGERLALYRRYADIRIDCAGLTQEAVCGRIILALDGGKA, encoded by the coding sequence ATGGCATTGAACCCACCGATCCGGAACATCGTCCTCATCGGCATGCCGGGGGCCGGGAAAAGCACGGTGGGTGTGATCCTGGCAAAGATGGCGGCGATGGGCTTCGTGGACACGGACCTCCTCCTGCAGGCCTCAGAGGGCCGTTCCCTGCAGGAGATCGTCGATGAAGAGGGGTTTATGGCGCTTCGTGCGATCGAGGAGCGGGTCCTGCTCGGACTCGACCTGCAGGGTCATGTCATCGCCACAGGGGGAAGCGCCGTTTACAGTGAGGCCGCGATGGAGCATCTCAAGGGGTCGGGGGTCGTGGTGTTTCTCGATGCGGCGGCTGAAACGCTCGAGCGGCGCATCCACGACTTCACGACGCGGGGGATCGCCAGACGGCCGGATCAGAGCTTTGCCGAGCTCTACGGCGAAAGGCTCGCCCTCTACCGCCGTTATGCGGACATCCGGATCGACTGCGCCGGTCTGACCCAGGAAGCCGTTTGTGGGCGCATCATCCTGGCGCTCGATGGGGGAAAGGCATGA
- a CDS encoding hypothetical protein (Evidence 5 : Unknown function) yields MPGPAGKALFGSSLRLISEVETMRSLPKRICFAVVAAAWMCGCAGFLRSIEPPQVGLSDLRIQAIRHFETLLEVDLRVVNPNDFPLIIQGVACDLELNGQHFGSGVGKEGATISAFDTGIVSIVVYSSMIDLFRGFLKMPDREELVYSVEGFVRVVREKGGAVKIPFESEGRFRLQPFDSDKVSTERGVRAGARKAGYGATLGRSDTWRESVEWH; encoded by the coding sequence ATGCCGGGACCGGCCGGAAAGGCCTTGTTCGGATCATCATTGAGACTGATCAGTGAGGTGGAGACGATGCGTAGCCTTCCAAAACGGATCTGCTTTGCGGTTGTTGCAGCGGCATGGATGTGTGGCTGCGCAGGGTTTCTGCGCTCCATCGAGCCGCCGCAGGTCGGGCTGTCCGACCTGCGCATCCAGGCGATCCGGCACTTCGAGACCCTGTTGGAGGTGGATCTCAGGGTGGTGAACCCAAATGATTTTCCTCTGATCATCCAGGGGGTCGCCTGCGATCTTGAGCTGAACGGGCAGCATTTCGGTTCGGGGGTCGGAAAGGAAGGGGCGACTATTTCCGCTTTCGATACGGGGATTGTTTCGATCGTAGTGTATTCGTCCATGATCGACCTTTTCAGGGGATTTCTGAAAATGCCTGATCGGGAGGAACTGGTTTACAGCGTAGAAGGTTTTGTAAGGGTGGTCAGGGAGAAGGGGGGAGCGGTCAAGATCCCCTTCGAGAGCGAAGGGCGTTTCAGGTTGCAGCCTTTTGATTCCGACAAGGTGAGTACGGAGCGTGGAGTTCGTGCGGGAGCGCGCAAGGCAGGTTATGGTGCAACCCTCGGACGATCGGATACATGGAGAGAGAGCGTCGAATGGCATTGA